In the Helianthus annuus cultivar XRQ/B chromosome 11, HanXRQr2.0-SUNRISE, whole genome shotgun sequence genome, one interval contains:
- the LOC110890794 gene encoding uncharacterized protein LOC110890794 isoform X1, translating into MLYLSQLKKKAGGTLALVKQGQDKIKSTPAGEYLTSALNDFDLEHYDGLAAISDGTNKLLMLVLAAVIKAGASREHEILAELLTFNLTFSIPTCYISPLAWAKSAEKMGPGLHEYRNTYDKNYCLGQLIFWHNQAYAEPNANLIKASRGCLSLPEIGSFYSKIQKPSSQRVYGLRTVKSMLSRMVMEQLVDRLDVAMFNAILRESAEEMPTNPLSDPIGDLRVLRIPAGKSSFGAGAQLKNTVRDRLSRNLFNALHLIWKMDT; encoded by the exons ATGTTGTACCTTTCTCAGCTGAAAAAGAAGGCTGGCGGAACTCTTGCGTTAGTCAAACAAGGTCAAGACAAGATAAAGTCAACCCCAGCAGGGGAATATCTTACATCGGCTCTGAATGATTTTGACCTGGAACATTATGATGGTCTCGCAGCTATTTCTGATGGAACAAACAAGCTACTAATGCTG GTTTTGGCTGCTGTTATTAAAGCAGGTGCTTCACGAGAACATGAAATACTTGCTGAACTTTTAACTTTTAATCTAACTTTTAG TATCCCCACCTGTTACATCAGTCCGCTAGCCTGGGCCAAGTCTGCAGAGAAAATGGGACCCGGATTGCATGAATACCGCAACACATATGACAAGAACTACTGTTTAGGGCAGCTCATATTTTGGCATAACCAAGCTTACGCAGAGCCTAATGCTAACCTCATCAAAGCAAGCAGGGGTTGCTTATCGTTACCGGAAATCGGATCATTTTATTCCAAAATCCAGAAGCCATCATCTCAACGTGTCTATGGCCTGAGAACTGTGAAATCCATGCTTTCTAGGATG GTTATGGAGCAGCTGGTGGATAGACTAGACGTTGCAATGTTTAATGCTATTCTTCGTGAATCCGCTGAAGAAATGCCAACGAATCCGTTATCAGATCCGATTGGTGATCTTAGGGTTCTTCGTATTCCTGCTGGAAAATCAAGCTTTGGAGCTGGAGCCCAGTTAAAAAATACC GTGAGGGATCGTTTGTCGAGGAACTTATTCAATGCATTGCACCTCATTTGGAAGATGGACACCTAA
- the LOC110890797 gene encoding nicalin-1: MADPGNNTHSDQRQHVFASFYSIITLAFILLACVELGDASTVVDVYRLIQYDISGAPFGSRVASINHHAASSLFAPGSDLSRTVLVLPLRELNQTFIREYIEQGKPLGGLLLLLPQFFRSEDSQTVVGHADNSDKEKMKRLLADLEQKLIHSTIQYPVYFAFEDEDLDKVLADIKKNDAAGQPATATTGGYKLIVSSPAPKKLASPTITNIQGWLPGSKADGSSNQLPTIAIVASYDTFGAAPALSVGSDSNGGGVVALLEIARLFSILYSNPNTRGKYNILFGLTSGGPYNYNGTQKWLRSFDQRLRESIDYAICLNSLGSGDSGLWVHVSKPPENAYVKQIFEGLSKVADELSLKVGLKHKKINVSNSRVAWEHEQFSRLRVTAATLSGLSVAPELLENTGGISDNREFVSEAAVIRSVKLVAESLARHIYGQEGKNVDIFVDNSSLAVNPSYIRSWLDLLSRTPRVAPFLSKDDAFITALKKELADHVAEVNLQHDVIDGMFTFYDSAINTLQIYQVASVTFDLLLLLVLGSYLITLFSFLVITTRGLDDLISLFRRPPPRKIKVV, translated from the exons ATGGCGGATCCCGGTAACAACACACACTCAGATCAACGACAACACGTGTTCGCATCATTCTACTCTATCATTACACTCGCATTCATTCTACTCGCCTGCGTTGAGCTCGGCGATGCATCCACCGTCGTCGACGTTTACCGCCTCATTCAGTACGATATCTCCGGTGCACCGTTTGGATCTCGTGTTGCATCAATTAATCATCACGCCGCTTCTTCTCTCTTCGCTCCTGGTTCCGATCTCTCCCGCACTGTTCTCGTTCTTCCTCTGCGTGAATTGAACCAAACTTTCATTCGAG AATATATTGAGCAGGGAAAGCCTTTAGGGGGCTTATTACTTCTACTTCCTCAATTTTTTCGTTCTGAGGACAGTCAAACTGTTGTTGGACATGCTGATAACAGTGATAAGGAGAAAATGAAACGACTATTGGCTGATTTAGAGCAGAAGCTAATACATTCTACTATTCAA TATCCTGTGTATTTTGCTTTTGAAGATGAAGATTTAGATAAAGTGTTAGCCGATATAAAGAAAAACGATGCCGCTGGTCAGCCTGCAACAGCAACTACTGGCGG ATACAAGCTTATTGTCTCGTCACCAGCTCCAAAAAAACTTGCATCTCCTACAATCACAAACATTCAG GGATGGTTGCCTGGATCGAAAGCTGACGGGAGTTCAAACCAACTCCCAACTATTGCCATCGTGGCATCATATGATACGTTTGGTGCAGCTCCG GCATTGTCAGTTGGAAGTGATAGCAATGGAGGTGGTGTAGTCGCACTTCTTGAAATTGCTAGATTATTTTCTATATTGTATTCCAATCCTAACACGAGAGGAAAGTATAATATATTGTTTGGGCTGACATCTGGTGGACCTTATAACTACAATGGAACTCAGAAG TGGCTTAGAAGTTTTGATCAGCGTTTACGAGAAAGTATTGATTATGCTATCTGCTTGAATAGTCTTGGCTCAGGGGACAGCGGGTTATGGGTTCATGTTTCTAAACCTCCAGAGAAtgcttatgtgaagcaaatttTTGAG GGTTTATCCAAAGTGGCAGACGAATTGAGTCTTAAAGTTGGGCTAAAGCACAAAAAAATAAATGTCTCCAATTCCCGA GTAGCCTGGGAGCATGAACAGTTTTCAAGGTTAAGAGTTACTGCAGCTACACTCTCTGGACTTTCTGTTGCACCTGAATTGCTGGAAAATACAGGAGGTATATCTGATAACAG AGAGTTTGTCAGTGAAGCTGCAGTTATTCGGAGTGTAAAATTGGTTGCCGAAAGTCTGGCG AGGCATATATATGGTCAGGAGGGGAAAAATGTCGATATATTTGTAGATAACAGTAGCTTGGCAGTCAATCCTTCTTACATACGATCATGGCTTGACCTTTTGTCAAGAACACCTCGTGTGGCACCTTTTCTCTCAAAGGATGATGCATTCATCACCGCACTGAAAAAG GAATTAGCAGATCATGTCGCAGAAGTGAACTTGCAACATGACGTGATTGACGGGATGTTCACTTTTTATGATTCTGCAATTAATACACTGCAGATTTATCAG GTTGCGAGTGTAACATTCGACTTGCTCTTGCTACTTGTTCTTGGATCATACCTGATTACCCTTTTCAGTTTCCTTGTGATAACTACCAGG GGTCTCGATGATCTCATCAGTCTTTTCCGTCGTCCTCCACCACGCAAAATCAAAGTAGTTTAA
- the LOC110890794 gene encoding uncharacterized protein LOC110890794 isoform X2 translates to MLYLSQLKKKAGGTLALVKQGQDKIKSTPAGEYLTSALNDFDLEHYDGLAAISDGTNKLLMLVLAAVIKAGASREHEILAELLTFNLTFSIPTCYISPLAWAKSAEKMGPGLHEYRNTYDKNYCLGQLIFWHNQAYAEPNANLIKASRGCLSLPEIGSFYSKIQKPSSQRVYGLRTVKSMLSRMVMEQLVDRLDVAMFNAILRESAEEMPTNPLSDPIGDLRVLRIPAGKSSFGAGAQLKNTCSDQPNLTNTKIYIFCHL, encoded by the exons ATGTTGTACCTTTCTCAGCTGAAAAAGAAGGCTGGCGGAACTCTTGCGTTAGTCAAACAAGGTCAAGACAAGATAAAGTCAACCCCAGCAGGGGAATATCTTACATCGGCTCTGAATGATTTTGACCTGGAACATTATGATGGTCTCGCAGCTATTTCTGATGGAACAAACAAGCTACTAATGCTG GTTTTGGCTGCTGTTATTAAAGCAGGTGCTTCACGAGAACATGAAATACTTGCTGAACTTTTAACTTTTAATCTAACTTTTAG TATCCCCACCTGTTACATCAGTCCGCTAGCCTGGGCCAAGTCTGCAGAGAAAATGGGACCCGGATTGCATGAATACCGCAACACATATGACAAGAACTACTGTTTAGGGCAGCTCATATTTTGGCATAACCAAGCTTACGCAGAGCCTAATGCTAACCTCATCAAAGCAAGCAGGGGTTGCTTATCGTTACCGGAAATCGGATCATTTTATTCCAAAATCCAGAAGCCATCATCTCAACGTGTCTATGGCCTGAGAACTGTGAAATCCATGCTTTCTAGGATG GTTATGGAGCAGCTGGTGGATAGACTAGACGTTGCAATGTTTAATGCTATTCTTCGTGAATCCGCTGAAGAAATGCCAACGAATCCGTTATCAGATCCGATTGGTGATCTTAGGGTTCTTCGTATTCCTGCTGGAAAATCAAGCTTTGGAGCTGGAGCCCAGTTAAAAAATACC TGTTCGGATCAACCCAACCTGACAAATACCAAAATTTACATATTTTGCCACCTGTAA